The sequence CGACGGTTCGGCCGCGATTTTCTCCGGCGGTTCTTCCGGCACAGCCCGTCATGCTGATCTTTCCAATCCAAGTTCCGCTGTCTGTGATGCGCTTGGCAATGTTTACGTCGCCGACACGTTCAGCCAGGAGATACGCCTGGTGATTGAGAAGTTCGGGATGGCCATTTCCGGAGTTGGCGCGGACAAGCGCCTCACCATCACCTGGGACAGCCTGCCTGGGAGGGATTACCAGCTGCAACTGCTCGGCGAAAGCGGCTGGGGTAATGCACCGCATCCGCCGGTGCGAGCTGTCGGCCAGGTTTCAAGCACCAGCTTTCCGCTGCCTTCCGATCCGAACGGCATCTACCGTATCCTACTGCTTGGTTTTTAGCGCGTGCTGCTCATGGAAACTCCAGGCACAAGGCCTTGAGATACTTCGCCTCGCGGAAATCCGCCGGATGATCCGTTGCATGGCCGCTGCGCCAAAGCACACGGAATATCCGTCCGGTATCGCGCGCCGCCGTTTCCACCACCCGCAAAAATTCCTCTTCGGGGACATGTGCGGAGCATGATGCGGCGACGAGAATCCCGCCCGGGCGCAGGTGGCGCAGGGCGGCGGCATTGAGCTTCCCGTATGCCCGCACAGCGCCCTCCCTTTCAGACTCCCGCTTGGCCAGGCTTGGCGGATCGGTAATGATGAGATCGTATTTTCCCTCCGTCTCCTCCAACCACTTGAACGCATCCGCCTGCACAGCATGACGCTCCACGGAGGCAAGCGACGGATTGAGCGAAACATTGCGCGCCGCACTGTCCAGCGCATGACGGCTGATATCGAGATCCGTGATGGACTTCGCGCCACCGCGTGCGGCATAGAGGGAAAAGCCACCCGTGAAGCTGAACACGTTGAGCACATCACGCCCCATTGACAGCCCCTCGACTCGTGCCCGGTTCTCGCGCTGATCCAGGAAAAACCCGGTCTTCTGCCCGTGCATCACCGCCGCCTCAAAGCGCAACCCGTTTTCCGAGAATACCACCGTCTCACGGCCGGCTGCGCCCCGGAAGCCCTCCGCGATCCCCGCCTCCGCCGCCATCGCCGCGATGTTGCGGCTCAGCCTCAGGACGAGGTGTTCCGGAGAGAGCACCTCGCGGAACACTTCCTCGATCACGTCCCAATGCGGCAGCCATCCCGCCGCATAGATTTTCACCACCAGAGTGTCCGCATACCTGTCCGCCACGATCCCGGGAAAACCCTCGCTCTCGCCGTTGATCAGCCGCGCCCCGTCCGTGCTGTCTGTTAGGACGGAGCCCTCCCGTCGCGCAAGGCAGGCGAGAGCCTTTCCCATCCACCAGTCCCGGCCTATCGCCGCAGGCTTGCCGCAGTGGAGGATGCGGGTGCGGATCGGTGAATCGGAATCATAAAGGCCGATGGCGAGGAAGCGATCCTTGCGGTCGTACATCACCGCCAGCTCACCCGTGGTGCCGGGTCGGTTCTGTGCTTTCACGCTGTCGGCAAACACCCACGGATGCCCACCGCGCACCGCCGCCTCCGCCCTCGGGAAAAGCGCGAGCCGCAGCCTTGTATTTGGTTCATCGCTCATGCGCAGCTAGCAGAACCCGCGGCCATCCGGCATACAAGCACCAAGGGCATCTGCCTCCCAATCGAACGGAGCAGGGGATGGGACTGCGCGTCGGATGAAATGAGCTGCCGTTGGAGAAACATCATAGCCGTCACACTGCAGGATCACATTCAGCGCTTACTTGGCGCGCCATGGCGTCGCACCGCCCCTTGCAATGTGTTTGCGGAGCATTTCGGTCAACTCCGCGAGCTTGGCTTTCTCGGTTGCCGCCAGGTTGTTCTTTTCCTGGGGATCCTCCGCGAGGTGATAAAGTTCGAGGGGGCTGAACGGATCGTTCTGCATGAGCTTCCAGCCTTCATGGATGATGGCCTCGTAGCTTTTCCCGGCATAGGCTCCGCCCTCGCGGCGGACGAAGTAGAGTTCGCGCGGGGTGTCATCAGCTGCTCCCCGCAGGATGGGCACGAGGCTGCGGGCATCGAGATCACGGGCAGGCGGCACCCCGGCCAGCTGAAGGAAGGTTGGGAATACATCGAAGACCAATCCCTCATA comes from Akkermansiaceae bacterium and encodes:
- a CDS encoding class I SAM-dependent methyltransferase; the encoded protein is MSDEPNTRLRLALFPRAEAAVRGGHPWVFADSVKAQNRPGTTGELAVMYDRKDRFLAIGLYDSDSPIRTRILHCGKPAAIGRDWWMGKALACLARREGSVLTDSTDGARLINGESEGFPGIVADRYADTLVVKIYAAGWLPHWDVIEEVFREVLSPEHLVLRLSRNIAAMAAEAGIAEGFRGAAGRETVVFSENGLRFEAAVMHGQKTGFFLDQRENRARVEGLSMGRDVLNVFSFTGGFSLYAARGGAKSITDLDISRHALDSAARNVSLNPSLASVERHAVQADAFKWLEETEGKYDLIITDPPSLAKRESEREGAVRAYGKLNAAALRHLRPGGILVAASCSAHVPEEEFLRVVETAARDTGRIFRVLWRSGHATDHPADFREAKYLKALCLEFP